From the genome of Candidatus Competibacteraceae bacterium:
TCGCCCCCCAGCCGCGCCAGCATGTCCTGCCTGCGCACCCGCGCCTGCAGGATACGGGCAAGCTGGAGCAGCAAGGCATCGCCAGCCATGTGCCCGCAAGTGTCGTTGATGATCTTAAACTGGTCCAGGTCGAGGTAAAACAGGGCATGCTCGACATTCTGCGCGCGACTGCATTCCAAAGCTTGCCGCAAGCGCAGCTCGAACGCGCGGCGGTTAGGCAATTCGGTGAGCGAGTCGTGGTTGGCCTGATGGCTGAGCTGCTCGGAAAGCAGTTGCGCTTCGGTGTTGTCCAGCCACGAACCCACCAGTTCCACGGGATAGCCTTCACTATCGCAAATCAGACGCACGGTATCCCGAATCCAGCGCCAGCCGCCATCGCGGTGGCGTAAGCGGTATTCGCAACTGGTCTGAACGTACTCATCCGCGCAGCTCTGGCCACGCTTGAAACGCGAGCGATCCTCCGGATGCACCAGATGTTCCCACAGCTGCTCGTCGGCAAGCAGATCTTCCGCCTGATAGCCCAATAAATCGTTTATGTTGGAGCTGATGAAGTTGAGCGGCCGACTGGAGTGCGGATCGCGAGAGTAGATGACCGCTGGGCTGGCGCTGACCACATGCTCCAAACGGGTGCTCGCTTGGCGCAAGGCTTCCTCGGCCCGCCGGCGGCTAGTGACATCGCGAGCCACCAGGTAACTACCGGTGAAGCGGGATTCCGAACCGTTTCCCGAAACGATTGGAAAAGCGGTCACTTCGGCGACCATAAAGAGATCCAGGGTCGGGCGGTCGTTGTGGAAAGCCTCTTGGCGGAGAAAATGCCACTCCACAAGTTGAGGTTCCGTCGCTCCCGCGGCCAAGCGACGCAATAGGGTCGCCACCTTGTCCCGATCCGGCGGAGCCACCAAACAGGCCAGAGGTTGCCGCGCCAACGCCTCGGCTTCGAAACCGAGCAGCGCTTCCACTCGCTTGTTGAGATAGGAGAAACGCCCCTCCACGTCCAACATGAAAATGAGGTCGGGAGAATTGTTGACCAGGAAGCGATGCAGGCGTTCGGATACCTCGACGCGGTCGCGCATCAATCGGTTGGCCCGTTCCAGTTGCAGCTTACGAGTCGCATTGGCAATACTGGCCAGCAATTCATCCGGGCCAAACGGTTTGCGCAGGTAATCAATGGCGCCCCGACGCATGGCAGCGGTTGCTTCAACCACCGAGGTGGTGCCACTGATCACGATAACCGCCATATCCAGGCAGCGTTCGATCGTGAAATCCAATACCGCCGCGCCACCGATGCCCGGCATCCCCAGGTCCAGCACCAGCAGGTCGTAGCGATTCTCTGCCAGTTGCGTCAAGGCCACCGCGCCGCTGACAGCCACCGCAACGACATAACCATGGATTTCAAGCAGCCGTTTGAGACTGGTCAAAAGGCCGAGTTCATCGTCCACGACGAGAACCGAAAACGGCTCGTCTGATTCCTCCTCATCACTATCGGCGCTCTTCAACAGCTTAATCAAGGCAGCACTCCCGGTGCCTCTGTGGGCGCTTGTG
Proteins encoded in this window:
- a CDS encoding EAL domain-containing protein, encoding MIKLLKSADSDEEESDEPFSVLVVDDELGLLTSLKRLLEIHGYVVAVAVSGAVALTQLAENRYDLLVLDLGMPGIGGAAVLDFTIERCLDMAVIVISGTTSVVEATAAMRRGAIDYLRKPFGPDELLASIANATRKLQLERANRLMRDRVEVSERLHRFLVNNSPDLIFMLDVEGRFSYLNKRVEALLGFEAEALARQPLACLVAPPDRDKVATLLRRLAAGATEPQLVEWHFLRQEAFHNDRPTLDLFMVAEVTAFPIVSGNGSESRFTGSYLVARDVTSRRRAEEALRQASTRLEHVVSASPAVIYSRDPHSSRPLNFISSNINDLLGYQAEDLLADEQLWEHLVHPEDRSRFKRGQSCADEYVQTSCEYRLRHRDGGWRWIRDTVRLICDSEGYPVELVGSWLDNTEAQLLSEQLSHQANHDSLTELPNRRAFELRLRQALECSRAQNVEHALFYLDLDQFKIINDTCGHMAGDALLLQLARILQARVRRQDMLARLGGDEFGVLMEYCSLQDAMRLANALCGAVSDFRFAWGDKTFHVGASIGVVSITAASESSDSVLSAADSACYAAKDAGRNRAHLYTEDDIELSRRQGEMCWVARINQALEEDRFQLAFQPIVPTLGRSDGHHYELLLRMEDEIGQLVLPGNFLPAAEHYHLAVKLDRWVVSTALDWLSDNPDHLRNLSLCSINLSGLSLGDVPLLEYLVERLKHQRNLSDKLCFEVTETAAIANFNNALHFIGTLKSIGCRFALDDFGSGLSSFAYLKKLPVDFLKIDGVFVEDIANDPVSLAMVSSINDVGHVMGMETIAEFVENDQILAKLRAIGVNYAQGYGVGKPRPLAELVAYCPRVGLDLQR